One region of Glycine max cultivar Williams 82 chromosome 9, Glycine_max_v4.0, whole genome shotgun sequence genomic DNA includes:
- the LOC100798452 gene encoding putative transcription factor bHLH041, translating into MHPMESVFSLSVAARADFIQFLVQSFGCSYICLWAYDSISPNRLSFLDGIYNLRNNQASSSLGSVQAQQLFSQFRTLTFDINDDRVPGLAFRNQRSYLELQQLELLRLASTEIQTQFFQEARIKTAVFMGCNKGEIELGFLNMSQVDIQTTLRSLFPEDFSTRVLSQQIDQNPPASSSSSLRSISTGSPEYSSLLFSIPGTSQPHFSPETLGASSSSRLVPPMQPVPNSPHQQAINNIQALAQVPSLTQFPTPETEHDAIMRAILYVISPTTSHHHHNQQHQQNLPYSSNNSLPVVHPDASAFQRYRQDLGSNNMVSNILRRQSLMKRSFVFFRNLNFMRMRDRIQATSRPTNTQLHHMISERRRREKLNENFQSLRALLPPGTKKDKASILIAAKETLSSLMAEVDKLSKRNQGLTSFLSAKESTTEETKVASLSPNKRLSVIISHVPESSSSEERMVELQVNVRGQVSQTDLLIRLLEFLKLAHHVSLVSMDANTHVAEGNNALHQLSFRFRIIQGSEWDESSFEEAVRRVVADLLQYQMDQ; encoded by the exons ATGCACCCCATGGAAAGCgtcttctctctctctgtgGCCGCAAGGGCTGATTTTATCCAATTTCTGGTGCAGTCTTTTGGCTGCAGTTACATTTGTCTATGGGCATATGATTCCATTTCACCAAA tcgTTTGAGCTTCTTGGATGGTATCTACAATCTAAGGAACAACCAAGCAAGTTCAAGTTTGGGGAGTGTGCAGGCACAACAGCTTTTCAGTCAGTTCCGGACTTTGACATTTGATATCAATGATGA CCGTGTTCCTGGACTAGCTTTTCGGAATCAACGGTCATACCTTGAGCTCCAACAATTGGAACTTCTCAGACTAGCATCCACAGAAatacaaacacaattttttcaG gAGGCAAGGATTAAG aCTGCTGTTTTCATGGGGTGTAACAAAGGAGAAATTGAGCTTGGTTTCTTAAATATGTCCCAA GTTGACATTCAAACAACACTTAGGAGTTTGTTTCCTGAAGATTTTTCCACTAGAGTACTGTCCCAGCAAATTGATCAAAACCCTCCagcatcatcttcatcttctctGAGATCAATCTCCACAGGAAGCCCTGAATACTCATCACTTCTATTCAGTATTCCAGGAACTTCTCAACCCCACTTTTCACCTGAGACACTTGgagcatcatcatcatcaagacTAGTGCCACCAATGCAGCCAGTGCCAAATAGTCCTCACCAACAAGCCATTAATAATATTCAAGCATTGGCACAAGTCCCTTCTCTAACCCAATTCCCCACACCAGAAACTGAACATGATGCAATCATGAGAGCAATCCTCTATGTTATATCTCCAACAActtctcatcatcatcataatcaacAGCACCAACAAAACTTGCCTTATAGTAGTAATAATTCTCTTCCTGTGGTGCATCCTGATGCTAGTGCATTCCAGAGGTATAGACAAGACTTAGGCTCCAACAACATGGTCTCCAATATTCTCAGAAGGCAAAGCCTCATGAAGAGATCTTTTGTGTTCTTTAGAAACTTGAATTTTATGAGAATGAGAGATCGCATTCAAGCAACGTCTCGTCCCACCAATACTCAGCTTCATCATATGATATCAGAGAGAAGAAGGCGTGAGAAGCTAAACGAGAATTTTCAATCCCTTAGAGCACTTCTTCCTCCGGGAACAAAG AAAGACAAAGCGTCTATACTGATAGCAGCAAAGGAGACATTGAGCTCTTTGATGGCTGAAGTTGATAAACTGAGCAAAAGGAATCAAGGGTTGACGTCATTTTTGTCAGCCAAAGAATCTACAACTGAAGAAACCAAGGTAGCTAGTTTATCgccaaataaaagattaagtgTCATAATTTCACATGTACCCGAATCAAGCTCATCAGAAGAGAGAATGGTGGAGTTGCAAGTGAATGTGAGAGGACAAGTTTCTCAAACTGATTTATTAATCCGGTTATTGGAATTCTTAAAACTGGCTCACCACGTGAGCTTGGTTTCCATGGACGCAAACACCCACGTTGCAGAAGGGAATAATGCACTACATCAACTATCCTTCAGATTCAGGATTATTCAG